One window of Sulfuricurvum sp. genomic DNA carries:
- the rd gene encoding rubredoxin, with product MKKYECNVCGYIYDPELGDPENGISAATSFEDLPGGWVCPECGVGKEQFTELAE from the coding sequence ATGAAAAAATATGAATGTAATGTATGCGGATATATTTATGATCCGGAATTAGGCGACCCTGAGAATGGCATTTCTGCTGCTACTTCGTTTGAAGATCTTCCGGGAGGCTGGGTTTGTCCTGAATGCGGTGTGGGTAAAGAACAATTTACCGAATTAGCCGAATAA
- a CDS encoding DUF2231 domain-containing protein translates to MMEFTEEELRKYNGQDGEPAYIAFKGNVYDVSESKFWKNGIHFKKHYAGFDLTVELANAPHGDIVFQNCPQIGVFIATTNEISFDEKEARKERYRQWYAIYHPHPAVVHFPIALHYFSGFADVLFLSNPTTEYEAAVFLSFLIATVMGFVALIAGVFSWWINYDFATSKAFVIKLIGALFTLIVGISPLIQRFTNSDVPFSHGIDGLMYHGVIFITIISVTIVGYYGGKITWGARQ, encoded by the coding sequence ATGATGGAATTTACCGAAGAAGAGCTTCGAAAATACAACGGTCAAGACGGCGAACCGGCTTACATCGCTTTCAAAGGGAACGTATACGACGTTAGTGAGTCAAAATTTTGGAAAAATGGGATTCATTTTAAAAAACATTATGCAGGGTTTGATCTTACAGTAGAACTTGCGAATGCACCGCATGGTGATATAGTTTTTCAAAATTGTCCCCAAATCGGAGTATTCATTGCTACAACAAATGAAATATCATTCGATGAAAAAGAGGCTCGTAAAGAGCGATATCGTCAATGGTATGCCATATATCATCCCCATCCTGCAGTCGTTCATTTTCCGATTGCACTGCACTATTTCAGCGGTTTCGCGGATGTTTTGTTCTTATCAAATCCTACTACCGAATACGAAGCGGCTGTATTCCTATCGTTTTTGATCGCTACCGTGATGGGTTTTGTTGCATTGATCGCAGGAGTATTCAGCTGGTGGATCAACTACGATTTTGCGACGTCCAAAGCGTTCGTCATCAAGCTGATCGGCGCTCTCTTTACTCTGATCGTCGGGATTAGCCCACTGATTCAAAGATTTACGAATAGCGATGTCCCTTTTAGTCATGGGATTGATGGTTTGATGTACCATGGTGTCATATTTATTACGATTATTTCGGTTACAATCGTCGGATATTACGGCGGAAAAATTACCTGGGGGGCGAGACAATGA
- a CDS encoding NAD(P)H-dependent oxidoreductase: MKVIAFAASSSKYSINKMLVTYVAGLLQNCEVEILDLNDYELPLFSVDRENELGHPDLAKAFFNKIGQSDALIISFAEHNGSYTAAYKSLFDWCSRIDSKVFQNKPMFLLSTSPGSRGGATVLATASASAQFFGGHVKASISVPSFNQNFDLETERIINPEINIQIVNTLHTFIESINT; this comes from the coding sequence ATGAAAGTTATCGCCTTTGCAGCCAGCAGCAGTAAGTATTCGATTAATAAAATGTTAGTTACTTATGTAGCAGGATTACTTCAAAATTGTGAAGTTGAAATTCTTGATTTGAATGATTATGAGCTTCCTCTTTTCAGTGTTGATCGTGAAAATGAACTAGGTCATCCTGATCTAGCAAAAGCTTTTTTTAATAAAATTGGACAAAGTGATGCTCTAATCATCTCATTTGCTGAACATAACGGTTCATATACGGCCGCATATAAAAGTTTGTTCGATTGGTGCTCTCGTATTGATTCAAAAGTTTTTCAAAATAAACCGATGTTCTTGCTTTCAACATCACCAGGATCAAGAGGGGGAGCGACTGTGCTTGCAACAGCTTCTGCATCAGCCCAATTTTTCGGTGGCCATGTTAAGGCCAGCATTAGTGTTCCGAGTTTTAATCAAAATTTTGATCTTGAAACAGAACGTATTATCAATCCAGAAATTAACATTCAGATAGTTAATACGCTTCACACTTTTATCGAATCAATAAATACGTAA
- a CDS encoding 2-oxoacid:acceptor oxidoreductase subunit alpha, with protein MRDSVSVLIGGKAGQGIASIETLLTKGFKRAGFYTFSTKEFMSRVRGGSNTTLIRISKRPVNAPVYKADIFVPLDTNAFYHAQDRITKETFVIAKKGDFECDCTFYDHDLEGLAKSVGNPIVSNTIAAALIFGLLGCDVNVLREIVAQLYSNEMLEVNLKALEIGAKLGQENENCLYCIEPNLSAQQAKDFFLSGTEGIGFGAIAGGCNFISSYPMSPSTGVLTFLAKQSRNFGICVEQAEDEIAAFQMGLGVWYSGGRAITTTSGGGFALMGEGLSLSGITETPMVVYLAQRPSPATGLPTRTEQGDLELAIYSGHGEFPRIVLAPSDPKECFELVRKAFELADAYQVPVVLMSDQYLADSYFNVERFEIDPIAPVHHIVKTDADYKRYSINSEGISPRGIPGYGEALVLVDSDEHTEEGLITESMSVRNEQNTKRLQKRPLVAKVAILPDVEADGEIAVVGWGSTKYIIKEAVERIADKRLSTVHFSWVHPLCESQLAPLQKAKRLIVIENNATGQFAKLLRLHGITADDQILKSDGLSFFVDELSEKIALLLKEIR; from the coding sequence ATGAGAGATTCGGTTTCGGTATTGATCGGAGGAAAAGCGGGGCAAGGGATTGCAAGTATTGAGACCCTTTTGACCAAGGGGTTTAAGCGAGCCGGGTTTTATACCTTTTCGACCAAAGAGTTCATGTCCAGGGTTCGTGGCGGCAGCAATACGACGCTGATACGAATCTCAAAGCGTCCGGTTAATGCACCCGTATACAAAGCAGACATATTCGTTCCGTTGGATACCAATGCTTTTTATCATGCACAAGATCGGATCACAAAAGAGACGTTTGTAATCGCCAAAAAAGGGGATTTCGAATGCGACTGTACATTTTACGATCACGATCTGGAAGGGTTGGCCAAAAGCGTTGGGAACCCTATTGTTTCTAACACGATTGCCGCTGCGCTGATTTTCGGACTGCTCGGATGCGATGTGAACGTATTGAGGGAGATTGTAGCACAGCTGTACAGTAACGAGATGCTCGAAGTGAATCTCAAAGCGTTAGAGATCGGAGCGAAACTGGGACAGGAAAACGAAAACTGCCTTTACTGTATCGAACCGAATCTATCAGCCCAGCAAGCAAAGGATTTCTTTTTGAGCGGGACGGAGGGAATCGGGTTCGGAGCGATAGCGGGTGGATGCAATTTTATTTCCAGTTATCCGATGAGCCCCTCGACAGGGGTGCTGACCTTTTTGGCGAAGCAGAGTCGAAATTTCGGAATCTGTGTCGAGCAGGCCGAAGATGAAATCGCGGCATTTCAGATGGGCTTGGGGGTTTGGTACAGCGGCGGGCGGGCGATCACGACGACGAGCGGCGGTGGATTTGCCCTGATGGGTGAGGGACTCAGTCTCAGCGGAATAACTGAAACGCCGATGGTTGTCTATCTGGCGCAACGTCCCAGTCCTGCAACGGGTCTACCGACACGGACGGAGCAGGGGGACTTGGAACTCGCTATTTACAGCGGGCATGGAGAGTTTCCGAGGATCGTATTGGCTCCCAGTGATCCGAAAGAGTGTTTTGAACTTGTACGAAAAGCGTTTGAACTCGCCGATGCGTATCAGGTTCCCGTGGTACTTATGAGCGATCAGTATTTGGCAGATAGCTATTTCAATGTCGAGCGGTTTGAAATTGATCCTATAGCACCTGTTCATCACATCGTAAAGACGGATGCGGACTACAAACGCTATTCTATCAACTCGGAGGGTATCAGCCCTCGCGGGATTCCGGGATACGGTGAGGCGCTGGTATTGGTCGATTCGGATGAACACACCGAGGAGGGGCTGATTACTGAGAGTATGTCTGTGCGGAACGAGCAAAACACTAAACGGCTTCAAAAACGTCCGTTAGTAGCGAAAGTAGCTATTCTCCCCGATGTCGAGGCAGATGGAGAGATTGCCGTTGTCGGATGGGGGAGTACGAAATATATTATTAAGGAGGCGGTTGAGAGGATAGCGGATAAGAGGCTCTCAACTGTCCATTTCTCGTGGGTTCATCCACTATGCGAATCTCAGCTTGCACCGCTTCAAAAAGCCAAACGCCTTATCGTCATCGAAAATAACGCCACGGGGCAGTTCGCAAAACTTTTACGACTGCACGGAATCACCGCAGATGATCAGATCCTGAAATCTGACGGGCTGAGCTTTTTTGTTGATGAACTCTCCGAAAAAATCGCACTGCTGTTAAAGGAGATCCGATGA
- a CDS encoding superoxide dismutase, translating into MKHVLMELPYEQSGLAPYISAETVSYHYGKHHAGYINKLNTLIEGTEFEDKPLEHIIKYAANAIFNNAAQVYNHDLYWKGLINNSTTPSVGLLELIERDFGSMKAFEEAFLTAAAGFFGSGWIWLVITKSGKLEIKMTTNADTPIRHNDTPLLTCDVWEHAYYIDYRNVRPDYLANWWKLVNWNFVSDNLARVKANPIAGYNQSCNDISEVCEYVDYMQKNERTPS; encoded by the coding sequence ATGAAACATGTTCTTATGGAATTGCCTTATGAGCAATCCGGATTAGCTCCTTACATTTCAGCCGAAACGGTCTCGTACCATTACGGTAAACACCATGCCGGATATATCAACAAACTCAATACCCTAATTGAGGGAACAGAGTTTGAGGATAAACCGCTGGAACATATTATCAAATACGCTGCTAACGCTATTTTTAATAATGCCGCACAGGTTTATAACCACGACTTGTATTGGAAAGGGCTTATCAATAATTCTACAACCCCTTCAGTTGGGCTTTTAGAATTGATTGAGCGTGATTTTGGTTCAATGAAAGCGTTTGAAGAAGCATTTTTAACGGCAGCTGCAGGATTTTTCGGTTCAGGATGGATATGGCTTGTTATTACTAAAAGTGGAAAATTAGAGATTAAAATGACCACTAACGCCGATACACCGATACGCCATAACGATACACCGTTATTGACTTGCGATGTCTGGGAACACGCGTATTATATCGATTACCGAAATGTACGTCCCGATTATCTTGCCAACTGGTGGAAATTGGTCAATTGGAATTTTGTATCTGATAACCTGGCACGTGTTAAAGCCAACCCAATTGCCGGCTATAATCAGTCGTGCAATGACATAAGTGAAGTATGTGAATATGTCGATTATATGCAAAAAAATGAGCGTACGCCTTCATAA
- a CDS encoding thiamine pyrophosphate-dependent enzyme, translated as MSTRFDRIVEDNAWCPGCGNFSILAHLKEALEEMGLDPLQCVVVSGIGQAAKTPQYMHVHMFNGLHGRALPVAQGIKVSNPSLTVIAEGGDGDMYGEGGNHFMSAIRRNADIINIVHNNMVYGLTKGQASPTSQRGFKTPVQTEGVHVEPFNPIATAISLDASLVIRTFSGNKEHCKEMLKIAIAHKGYVLIDIFQPCVTFNKINTFKWFKENVYVLPSEYNPEDKVKAFEKSLESHPFPIGVIYKSPQKGVLEDVLRDESQIGSKPLYLHEVDFHALSNEMNKYI; from the coding sequence ATGAGTACACGGTTTGATAGAATCGTAGAGGATAACGCATGGTGCCCCGGATGCGGGAATTTTTCGATTCTTGCGCATTTGAAAGAGGCGTTGGAGGAAATGGGGCTTGATCCGCTTCAATGCGTTGTGGTTTCAGGAATAGGACAGGCGGCAAAAACACCTCAATATATGCATGTTCATATGTTCAATGGACTCCACGGTAGAGCACTTCCCGTCGCGCAGGGGATCAAAGTTTCCAACCCCTCTTTAACCGTGATTGCCGAAGGGGGTGATGGTGATATGTACGGGGAGGGGGGAAACCACTTTATGAGTGCCATTCGTCGAAACGCCGACATCATTAATATCGTCCATAACAATATGGTCTATGGCCTCACTAAGGGTCAAGCCTCTCCGACATCACAGCGGGGGTTTAAGACACCCGTACAGACTGAGGGGGTGCATGTAGAGCCATTTAATCCTATCGCAACGGCGATATCGCTTGATGCATCGCTCGTGATCCGTACTTTTTCGGGGAATAAAGAACACTGCAAAGAGATGCTTAAAATTGCTATCGCCCACAAAGGGTATGTATTGATCGATATTTTTCAGCCGTGCGTTACGTTCAATAAAATCAATACGTTTAAATGGTTCAAAGAGAATGTGTATGTATTACCGAGTGAGTATAACCCTGAGGATAAGGTCAAGGCATTTGAAAAATCGTTGGAGTCTCATCCCTTTCCGATTGGGGTTATCTATAAAAGCCCGCAAAAAGGTGTTTTGGAAGATGTGCTTCGGGATGAAAGTCAGATAGGAAGTAAGCCGCTGTATCTGCATGAAGTTGATTTTCATGCGCTTAGCAATGAGATGAATAAGTACATTTAA
- a CDS encoding rhodanese-like domain-containing protein, with the protein MLRELSILILSGIISSATLYGVDYDGEKSTLIEAPYSMCVIPPQINEAKAQGINVVNTKKAKALYDQNAIFFDAREKRHYSKEHVKGAYPVYFDESKAQYIALQLPADKKQPLVFYCYGESCANSYEAALSVRKLGYQNVNWLLNGYTKWKMAGYPISTERKNSK; encoded by the coding sequence ATGTTACGTGAACTTTCAATATTAATATTGTCCGGAATTATAAGTTCAGCTACCCTTTACGGGGTCGATTATGACGGTGAAAAAAGTACATTGATTGAAGCTCCGTATAGTATGTGCGTCATACCGCCGCAAATAAATGAAGCAAAAGCACAAGGGATAAACGTTGTCAATACAAAAAAAGCAAAAGCGTTGTATGACCAAAATGCTATTTTTTTTGATGCACGTGAAAAACGCCACTATTCAAAAGAGCATGTCAAGGGCGCATATCCTGTCTATTTCGATGAGTCAAAAGCACAATACATTGCACTGCAGCTACCTGCTGATAAAAAGCAACCTCTCGTTTTTTACTGCTACGGTGAATCGTGTGCAAATTCGTATGAAGCAGCTCTATCGGTACGAAAACTTGGGTATCAAAATGTCAATTGGCTCTTAAACGGATACACAAAATGGAAAATGGCAGGATATCCTATCTCTACCGAAAGAAAAAATTCAAAATGA